From the Mycoplasmatota bacterium genome, one window contains:
- a CDS encoding methyltransferase domain-containing protein, whose product MGSPWKHEKFTNISLEHIDRKFAPNTTQQVSFLLDKMKLKRDDRILDLGCGAGRHAIEFSKNGIDVTGIDISPTMIQNAIIRSKKENLNIKYIECDLANLSKLNFKNNSFNGAICLCEAGIGVIGGSQQDYNFFSTVYNLLSPNSLFVISSFNSIRRYIKSKDTNPRFDYINSTMNWDANIDGENLSEEQRQYTPSEIKMLLLLCGFKNIKILSCANGIFSDSPMGIEDIEMLVLAEKDNT is encoded by the coding sequence ATGGGAAGTCCATGGAAACATGAAAAATTCACAAATATCTCACTAGAACATATTGATAGGAAGTTTGCTCCAAACACAACGCAACAAGTATCATTTTTGTTAGATAAAATGAAATTAAAAAGAGATGACAGAATACTTGATTTAGGTTGTGGAGCTGGTAGACACGCGATAGAGTTTTCAAAAAATGGTATTGATGTAACTGGTATTGATATATCTCCTACAATGATTCAAAACGCAATTATTCGTTCAAAAAAAGAGAATCTTAATATTAAGTACATTGAATGTGATTTAGCAAATTTATCTAAATTAAATTTTAAAAACAATTCATTTAATGGTGCAATTTGCTTATGTGAAGCAGGTATAGGTGTTATTGGAGGTTCTCAACAAGATTATAATTTCTTTTCTACTGTCTATAATCTCCTAAGTCCTAATTCATTATTTGTGATTAGTAGTTTTAATTCTATTCGTAGATATATTAAGTCAAAAGACACTAATCCAAGATTTGATTATATTAATAGTACGATGAATTGGGATGCTAATATTGATGGTGAAAATCTATCTGAAGAACAACGTCAATACACGCCTTCAGAAATAAAAATGCTTCTATTATTATGTGGCTTCAAAAACATTAAAATATTATCATGTGCTAATGGTATTTTTTCTGATTCTCCGATGGGGATAGAAGATATAGAAATGCTTGTACTAGCTGAGAAAGATAACACCTAA
- a CDS encoding GNAT family N-acetyltransferase — translation MYILDSNFEKVKKVFSSNSKKFVFESIIEGNTPGGIYINNLDNPELYVIFDGGNFVLYVGGESATYEEYKKCISYIKENILTENLKKEYDDCILVSYTSDIWKNIMLETFNDLTVHHGKRVLYRYDIENINNKFPENHSCEIKPITQELLNDSNLENLKFLKEEIKGMWGAIDGFIKNGFGYCAVNGNKLISWCTAEFISENYCGIGIETIEEEQKKGVGTAVAANFVKECAKRNLIPHWDSWIRNLPSVKVAEKVGFNKIEEYEVLIVEF, via the coding sequence ATGTATATATTAGATAGTAATTTTGAAAAAGTAAAGAAAGTGTTTAGTTCAAATAGTAAGAAATTTGTTTTTGAATCAATTATTGAAGGAAATACACCAGGAGGAATATACATAAATAACTTAGATAATCCTGAGTTATATGTTATTTTTGATGGAGGCAACTTTGTATTATACGTTGGTGGAGAATCAGCTACTTACGAAGAATATAAGAAGTGTATTAGTTACATAAAAGAAAATATATTAACTGAAAATTTAAAAAAAGAGTACGACGACTGTATTCTAGTTTCTTATACATCAGATATATGGAAAAATATTATGTTAGAAACATTTAATGACTTAACAGTGCATCATGGTAAAAGGGTTTTATATAGATATGATATAGAAAATATTAATAATAAATTTCCAGAAAATCATTCATGTGAAATTAAACCTATTACACAAGAATTACTTAACGACAGTAACTTAGAAAATCTTAAATTCTTAAAAGAAGAGATAAAAGGAATGTGGGGAGCTATTGATGGGTTTATCAAAAATGGATTTGGATATTGTGCTGTAAATGGTAATAAATTAATATCATGGTGTACAGCTGAATTTATTAGTGAAAATTATTGTGGTATTGGTATTGAGACTATTGAAGAAGAGCAAAAAAAAGGTGTTGGAACAGCCGTTGCCGCAAATTTTGTTAAAGAATGTGCTAAAAGAAACTTAATTCCTCATTGGGATAGTTGGATAAGAAATTTACCATCAGTAAAAGTAGCAGAGAAAGTTGGATTTAACAAAATTGAAGAATATGAAGTACTTATTGTTGAATTTTAG
- a CDS encoding LysO family transporter, with product MWFIYISLCIGIGIGALNLVPKKIIKYNDHLSTISVFSLLFVMGISIGSNKKVINDLYRIGLSGLLYAFLSVLFSMLVVYILTGILFRGEKK from the coding sequence ATGTGGTTTATATATATTAGTTTATGTATAGGTATTGGAATTGGTGCATTAAATCTAGTTCCAAAAAAAATAATTAAATACAATGACCATTTATCAACAATTAGTGTTTTTTCTTTATTATTTGTGATGGGAATTAGTATTGGATCCAACAAAAAAGTGATTAATGATTTATATAGGATTGGATTATCAGGGTTATTATATGCTTTCTTATCTGTTTTATTTAGTATGCTGGTTGTTTATATATTAACAGGTATACTATTTAGGGGGGAAAAGAAATGA
- a CDS encoding type II toxin-antitoxin system RelE/ParE family toxin yields the protein MGKKIFKRSKKNLFKFERSIQLQILAGIQKVSSNPLPDVGYGKPLGNKGENNLTGFFKIKYKGIGIRVVYSLVMDSKIMNILVISKRDDNFCYEYANKIYQKYGDSVFQDIFEKVEIKNK from the coding sequence GTGGGAAAAAAGATTTTCAAAAGAAGCAAAAAAAATTTGTTTAAATTTGAAAGAAGTATACAACTTCAAATATTAGCTGGTATTCAAAAGGTGAGTTCAAATCCTCTTCCTGATGTGGGTTATGGAAAACCTTTAGGTAATAAAGGTGAGAATAATTTAACAGGATTTTTTAAAATTAAATATAAAGGTATTGGAATTAGAGTTGTTTACTCTTTGGTAATGGATTCAAAAATAATGAACATTCTTGTTATTTCAAAACGAGATGATAATTTTTGTTATGAATATGCAAATAAAATATATCAGAAATATGGAGACTCTGTATTTCAAGATATTTTTGAAAAAGTTGAAATCAAAAATAAATAG
- a CDS encoding valine--tRNA ligase, whose amino-acid sequence MSKKDLAKKYNHQEVEKGKYQYWIDNGFFKADVKSNRPQYTIVIPPPNVTGKLHLGHAWNTTIQDIIIRRKRMQGYDALWLPGMDHAGIATQAKIDAKLAEQNISRYDLGREKFLEAAWEWKKEYADFIREQWSTVGLSLDYSRERFTLDEGLNQAVNKVFVDLYNKGLIYRGERIINWDVQAKTALSNIEVEHKEVEGAFYYFKYMLEDGSGYLEVATTRPETMFGDVAVAVHPKDDRYKHLVGKKVLVPGNKLPVPIIFDEYVDREFGTGAVKITPAHDPNDFEVGNRHNLSRPICINTDGTMNELAGKYEGLERFQCRKQLVSDLQAENLVVKIEKHLHSVGHSERTGVIVEPYLSKQWFVKMRPLADRVLDIQQDEDKKVNFFPERFEKTLNQWMENAYDWCISRQLWWGHRIPAYYHKETGEVLVSEKPPKDIENYIQDEDVLDTWFSSALWPFSTLGWPDTSREDYKKFFPNDVLVTAYDIIFFWVARMIFQSLELTDTRPFKTVLIHGLIRDSEGRKMSKSLGNGVDPMDVIDKYGCDSLRYFLTTNSAPGQDLRFVEEKIEASWNFINKIWNASRYVLMNLENTSDDQIEIEKSELNVADKWILTRLNETIKIIDQNYEKFEFGEVSRHLNKFVWEDYCDWYIEMSKLTLYGDDEKAKQTTRAVLTTVLEAILKLLHPFMPFVTEEIYQSIPHSSQSITISAWLTVNKSYQFDEEVTIMNSIQEIIKSVRNMRSEVNTPLSKPIDMMLKTTNKDFEDKLIQNQAYINKFCNTSKLTIASDFNITEKVMTSVITNGEILVPLKGLIDIEGEIERLKNELVKLENEVSRCEKMLMNPNFVNKAPKHKVDSEKEKLVDYKTKYQMVKERLKEL is encoded by the coding sequence ATGAGTAAGAAAGACCTGGCTAAAAAATATAATCACCAAGAAGTTGAAAAAGGGAAATATCAATATTGGATTGATAATGGCTTTTTTAAAGCTGATGTTAAATCAAACAGACCGCAATATACGATTGTGATACCCCCACCTAATGTAACAGGTAAACTTCATTTAGGACATGCTTGGAATACTACCATTCAAGATATCATTATTAGACGAAAAAGAATGCAGGGTTATGATGCGTTATGGTTACCAGGAATGGATCATGCAGGAATTGCGACACAAGCTAAAATTGATGCTAAACTAGCTGAACAAAATATATCTCGTTATGACTTAGGAAGAGAGAAGTTTTTAGAAGCGGCTTGGGAATGGAAAAAAGAATACGCTGATTTTATTCGTGAACAGTGGTCAACTGTTGGGTTATCTTTAGATTATTCTCGTGAGCGTTTCACTTTAGATGAAGGCTTAAATCAAGCGGTTAATAAAGTATTTGTTGATTTATACAATAAAGGGTTAATCTATCGTGGTGAACGTATCATAAATTGGGATGTTCAGGCGAAAACAGCATTATCAAATATTGAAGTTGAACATAAAGAAGTAGAAGGAGCTTTTTATTACTTTAAATATATGCTTGAGGATGGTAGTGGTTATTTAGAGGTAGCAACAACAAGACCAGAAACGATGTTTGGTGATGTAGCCGTTGCTGTTCATCCTAAAGATGACCGTTACAAGCATTTAGTTGGTAAAAAAGTACTAGTACCAGGGAATAAATTACCTGTTCCAATTATTTTTGATGAATATGTTGATAGAGAATTCGGTACAGGAGCGGTTAAAATTACACCAGCCCATGATCCAAATGACTTTGAAGTTGGTAATCGTCATAATCTATCTCGTCCAATATGTATCAATACTGATGGAACAATGAATGAATTAGCTGGTAAATATGAAGGGTTGGAACGTTTTCAATGCCGTAAGCAATTAGTAAGTGACCTACAAGCTGAAAATCTTGTGGTAAAAATAGAAAAACATCTTCACTCAGTTGGACATAGTGAAAGAACTGGAGTAATTGTTGAACCTTATTTATCAAAACAATGGTTTGTTAAGATGAGACCTCTAGCTGATCGTGTATTAGATATTCAACAAGATGAAGATAAAAAAGTCAACTTCTTCCCTGAACGCTTTGAAAAAACTCTAAACCAATGGATGGAAAATGCATATGACTGGTGTATTTCACGTCAACTTTGGTGGGGTCATAGAATCCCTGCTTATTATCATAAAGAAACAGGAGAAGTATTAGTATCAGAAAAACCACCAAAAGACATAGAAAATTACATTCAAGATGAAGATGTATTAGATACTTGGTTTTCTTCTGCATTATGGCCATTTTCAACTTTAGGATGGCCGGATACAAGCCGTGAAGATTACAAAAAATTCTTCCCAAATGATGTTTTAGTAACGGCTTATGATATTATCTTCTTTTGGGTTGCAAGAATGATTTTTCAGTCATTAGAGTTAACGGATACAAGACCATTTAAAACCGTATTGATTCATGGATTAATTAGGGATAGTGAAGGTCGAAAAATGAGTAAATCATTAGGAAATGGTGTTGACCCAATGGATGTTATCGATAAATATGGATGCGATAGCTTACGTTATTTCTTAACAACAAATTCAGCACCAGGACAGGATTTACGCTTTGTAGAAGAAAAAATTGAAGCTTCATGGAACTTTATTAATAAAATCTGGAATGCATCTCGTTATGTTTTAATGAATCTAGAAAATACAAGTGATGATCAAATAGAAATTGAAAAAAGTGAATTAAATGTAGCAGATAAATGGATTTTAACCCGCTTAAATGAAACAATAAAAATAATTGATCAAAATTATGAAAAATTTGAATTTGGTGAGGTTAGTCGTCATTTAAATAAATTTGTCTGGGAAGACTATTGTGATTGGTATATTGAAATGTCTAAATTAACCTTATATGGTGATGATGAAAAAGCTAAACAAACAACAAGAGCTGTCTTAACGACTGTATTAGAAGCAATCTTAAAATTACTTCATCCATTCATGCCATTTGTGACAGAAGAAATTTATCAATCAATACCGCATAGTAGCCAGTCAATCACGATAAGTGCTTGGCTAACGGTAAACAAAAGTTATCAATTTGATGAAGAGGTTACCATTATGAACTCTATTCAAGAGATTATTAAATCTGTTCGTAATATGAGAAGTGAGGTAAATACACCTTTATCAAAACCAATTGACATGATGCTTAAAACAACAAATAAAGACTTTGAAGACAAATTAATTCAAAATCAAGCATATATTAATAAATTCTGTAATACATCTAAGTTAACCATCGCTAGTGATTTTAATATTACTGAAAAAGTGATGACATCAGTCATCACAAATGGTGAAATATTAGTCCCATTAAAAGGATTAATTGATATTGAAGGAGAAATTGAACGTCTTAAAAATGAACTAGTTAAATTAGAAAATGAAGTTAGTCGTTGTGAAAAGATGTTAATGAATCCTAATTTTGTAAATAAAGCACCTAAACATAAGGTAGATAGCGAAAAAGAGAAATTAGTTGATTATAAAACAAAATATCAAATGGTTAAAGAACGACTTAAAGAACTATAA
- a CDS encoding N-6 DNA methylase: MEYRHCDKENFEDFSCGRVIYHRTGMPNFPVRLSQEIYCRCLNYLDNKNNISLYDPCCGGGYLLTVLGFLNMNSITQIYGSDISFGAVELANSNLSLLSEKGIEKRINQLNNLYDNYKKESHKEAIKSSKRILNLIKKYPNKPTTNIFQLDILSNSFFKNEPFKTDIVITDVPYGNLVTWQGKNVDFINTMLNNIIPILKPNSIVAICSDKKQKITSNKFKRLEKQFIGKRKFEILALSEV, from the coding sequence ATGGAGTATAGACATTGTGATAAAGAAAATTTCGAGGATTTTTCGTGTGGTAGAGTAATATATCATAGGACAGGAATGCCTAACTTTCCTGTTAGATTATCACAAGAAATATATTGTCGATGTTTAAACTATTTAGATAATAAAAATAACATAAGCCTTTACGATCCTTGTTGTGGTGGTGGTTATTTACTAACCGTATTGGGTTTTCTTAATATGAATTCTATTACGCAAATTTATGGTTCGGATATTAGTTTTGGCGCAGTAGAATTAGCAAATAGTAATTTATCCTTACTATCTGAAAAAGGGATTGAAAAAAGAATTAATCAACTAAATAATTTATATGATAATTATAAAAAGGAATCACATAAAGAAGCAATTAAAAGTTCAAAAAGGATTTTGAATTTAATTAAAAAATATCCAAATAAACCTACTACTAATATTTTTCAACTTGATATACTTTCTAATTCTTTTTTTAAAAATGAACCTTTTAAAACTGATATAGTAATAACTGATGTTCCGTATGGTAACTTGGTAACATGGCAAGGTAAAAATGTAGACTTTATTAATACAATGCTAAATAATATAATTCCAATCTTAAAGCCAAACTCCATTGTTGCAATTTGTTCAGATAAGAAACAAAAGATTACATCTAACAAATTTAAGCGTTTGGAAAAACAATTTATTGGAAAACGAAAATTTGAAATTTTAGCTTTAAGCGAAGTTTAA
- a CDS encoding WG repeat-containing protein, which yields MNKKINIFVLDGVVLIFLLSNVYLGWRLVNYYRVVNDPHRYDNCVKSADLTNENETLLPVQCKMKTGYINTEGKVVINMKWDHGLMFNETNLAIVNISDKWGLIDKWGVEKVQLEYEGITYMGYNKYLFEDKNKSYLATYKENEFTLLELPPYSYCGDYSENENLAYCYRENGIDYIDLNGTIVSSFDNINENRTFPFDYYKGYAIIDHDDKYIVIDRNGEFVTEFDEIYKLNIRLHFENSEAIPYKEQGMWGLFKYDGTILTEPIFKDIKGFGNSHLAPFTKDDVNWGYIDDTGKVIFEPQYSSASMFDNGYAAVSNQNKKFGLIDTQGQVIIPFEYDYVRVIASKFIMYVKDSKTYTLDINSKELINIINNKDIIYQEVNEMGFSVIDKDVKPWLEYGTYNLFLPNKGILSTDFYVEHWGWVGETNGTKYYKVEIHDDNKHMIYKTIIDENGNILWKPYNN from the coding sequence ATGAATAAAAAAATAAATATTTTTGTCTTAGATGGTGTGGTACTAATATTTTTATTATCTAACGTATATTTAGGGTGGAGGCTAGTGAATTACTATCGTGTTGTAAATGATCCACATCGTTACGATAACTGTGTTAAAAGTGCAGATTTGACTAATGAGAATGAAACGCTATTGCCTGTACAATGTAAAATGAAGACTGGTTATATAAATACTGAGGGAAAAGTTGTTATTAATATGAAATGGGATCATGGACTCATGTTTAATGAAACAAATTTAGCAATAGTTAATATATCTGATAAATGGGGATTGATTGATAAGTGGGGAGTAGAAAAAGTTCAATTAGAATACGAAGGAATTACATATATGGGGTACAATAAATATTTATTTGAAGATAAAAATAAAAGTTATCTTGCGACTTATAAAGAAAATGAATTTACATTACTTGAATTGCCTCCCTATAGTTATTGTGGGGATTATTCTGAAAACGAAAACTTAGCTTATTGTTACAGAGAAAATGGAATTGATTATATCGACTTAAATGGTACAATTGTTTCAAGTTTTGATAATATAAACGAAAATCGCACATTTCCATTTGACTACTATAAAGGGTACGCCATAATAGACCATGATGATAAATATATAGTAATTGATCGTAATGGTGAATTTGTAACAGAATTTGATGAAATCTATAAATTAAATATTAGGTTACATTTTGAAAATTCTGAAGCCATTCCATATAAAGAACAAGGCATGTGGGGATTATTTAAATATGATGGTACGATACTGACAGAACCTATTTTTAAGGATATTAAGGGATTCGGAAATAGTCACTTAGCACCATTTACTAAAGATGATGTTAACTGGGGATATATAGATGATACAGGAAAGGTTATATTTGAACCTCAATATTCTAGTGCATCTATGTTTGATAATGGATATGCTGCTGTAAGTAATCAAAATAAAAAATTTGGTCTTATCGATACTCAAGGTCAAGTTATTATACCATTTGAATATGACTATGTAAGAGTTATCGCATCGAAATTTATTATGTATGTAAAAGATTCAAAAACTTATACCTTAGATATAAATTCTAAAGAACTTATTAATATCATTAATAATAAAGACATTATCTATCAAGAGGTCAATGAGATGGGATTCTCAGTAATAGACAAAGATGTTAAGCCATGGTTGGAATATGGTACTTATAATTTGTTTTTACCTAATAAAGGTATATTAAGTACTGATTTCTATGTCGAACACTGGGGTTGGGTAGGGGAAACAAATGGAACAAAATATTACAAGGTTGAAATTCATGATGATAACAAACATATGATATATAAAACAATAATTGATGAAAATGGAAATATACTATGGAAACCATATAATAATTAA
- a CDS encoding PIN domain nuclease — MPLKKLYLDTSIISHLDALDAQDKMRDTKKLWEYFIDSNYEIFLSNVIFDEIMECADPNKTLMLNQIKKIKYSLINENEQSKLLVKEYLKCGVLTEKNIDDLRHVSLAVIFNCDYILSWNFKHLVNIRTIDKIKGINKLLGYKDINIIPPTMLIEEDDIVYDANIEYIHQIRYNHYEETKHMSLQEIIEQSNERAKKIIEELDKIKND, encoded by the coding sequence ATGCCATTAAAAAAATTATATTTGGATACTTCAATTATCAGTCATTTAGACGCTCTGGATGCACAAGATAAAATGAGAGATACAAAAAAACTTTGGGAATATTTTATTGATAGTAATTATGAAATATTTTTGTCAAATGTAATATTTGATGAAATAATGGAATGTGCTGACCCTAACAAAACGCTTATGTTAAATCAAATTAAAAAGATTAAGTATTCATTAATCAATGAAAATGAGCAAAGTAAGTTGTTGGTTAAAGAATATTTAAAATGCGGTGTATTAACAGAAAAAAATATTGATGATTTACGTCATGTATCTCTCGCAGTAATTTTTAATTGCGATTATATTTTAAGTTGGAACTTTAAACATTTAGTTAACATTAGAACTATAGATAAAATAAAAGGTATAAATAAACTACTTGGATATAAGGATATTAACATTATTCCTCCTACTATGTTAATTGAGGAAGATGATATTGTTTATGATGCTAATATCGAATATATACACCAAATTCGTTATAATCATTATGAAGAAACAAAACATATGTCACTACAAGAAATAATAGAACAATCAAATGAACGTGCAAAAAAAATAATTGAGGAATTAGATAAAATAAAAAACGACTAA
- a CDS encoding type II toxin-antitoxin system Phd/YefM family antitoxin, with protein sequence MKVGNLMSNKNLSEFMKRLIPISDFSKGKTAKIFDDLKKTNHEYVILKNNQPAAVLLSVEEYEKIITKANKMELLLESIEEYRLSKVAEKVNKKMNSNNTLSFKSILDELVINEDEINELIDSVDIE encoded by the coding sequence GTGAAAGTAGGAAACCTTATGAGCAATAAAAATTTAAGTGAATTTATGAAAAGATTAATACCCATTTCAGATTTTAGTAAAGGAAAAACTGCTAAAATATTTGATGATCTTAAAAAGACCAATCACGAATACGTGATATTGAAAAATAATCAACCAGCTGCAGTGTTATTATCTGTTGAAGAGTATGAGAAAATTATAACTAAAGCCAATAAAATGGAATTATTACTTGAGTCGATTGAGGAATATAGACTTTCAAAAGTAGCTGAAAAAGTTAACAAGAAAATGAATTCTAACAATACATTATCTTTTAAATCAATTTTAGATGAACTTGTTATTAACGAAGATGAAATCAATGAACTCATAGATTCTGTGGATATTGAATAA
- a CDS encoding lysine exporter LysO family protein, with translation MTLYIFITVFLGIIISYFFLPSNYIKDIDLLIDIILIITLFFIGIGIGQNKHIFKELKKAGMKVLVLPIGTIIGSLIGGALAGYILQRTLTLSLAIASGFGWYSISAGLLENSAGLEVATIGFLSNVIREMMAFLLIPFIAKKLSPYVAISVGGATSMDTTLPLVSRSASEEFVLISFIHGFLLSLLVPVLVQFFANI, from the coding sequence ATGACACTTTATATTTTTATCACTGTATTTTTAGGGATAATCATCAGTTATTTCTTTTTACCCTCAAATTATATAAAAGATATCGATTTATTAATTGATATTATATTAATCATTACTCTATTTTTTATTGGAATTGGTATTGGACAAAACAAACACATATTTAAAGAATTGAAAAAAGCAGGTATGAAAGTACTAGTATTACCCATTGGAACAATTATAGGAAGTTTAATCGGAGGGGCTTTAGCTGGTTATATTTTACAACGTACCCTTACATTAAGTTTAGCCATTGCATCAGGTTTTGGTTGGTATAGTATTTCTGCCGGATTATTGGAGAACTCTGCAGGATTAGAAGTCGCTACAATTGGTTTCTTATCGAATGTTATTAGAGAAATGATGGCTTTTCTTCTTATTCCATTTATCGCTAAAAAACTATCGCCTTATGTTGCTATTAGTGTAGGTGGTGCAACATCAATGGATACAACTCTACCACTTGTTTCTCGGTCTGCAAGCGAAGAATTTGTGCTCATTTCTTTTATTCATGGTTTCTTATTAAGTTTATTAGTCCCAGTTCTAGTGCAATTTTTCGCTAATATATAA
- a CDS encoding thioredoxin domain-containing protein, with protein sequence MNETTYTNQLMNEKSPYLLQHAHNPVNWYPWNEEAFKKARDEGKPIFLSIGYSTCHWCHVMEGESFEDEEVANILNEHFISIKVDREERPDIDHIYMEVCQGLTGSGGWPLTILMTPDMKPFYAGTYFPKRSMQHRVGLMELLNTVVSQWNDNKSEILDSAEKITRIIRESMEDFQPSVLDKNILERSFNTLEMSFDNVYGGFGTQPKFPSPHNLLYLLRYGVYQNNQKAIDMVEKTLIQMYKGGIFDHIGFGFSRYSVDKKWLVPHFEKMLYDNSLLIIVYTEAYQLTHKEVYKEIVEKIISFVLSDMRSDDGAFYTAIDADSEGVEGKFYVWTKDEIYDTLSKTEADFICQYFNITDNGNFEGKNILNLIHHDDDELNKIDSKKVENIRIKLYKKREKRIHPHIDDKILTSINSMMISALTIAGKILNNEEYIQHAETALEFILKNLITKQRRILARYRNGEAKFLGYLDDYAYFIWALNELFLATGKCKYIKLAMDYNVRMIDLFEDSLNAGFYQTGKDSEELIMKMKNIYDGAIPSGNSVVTMNLFKLTEITDDTGLDLIARQQIKYFASKVNESPNAYNYFLTAYMFHKANKRKIVLVTDENSKALKKVLDIFNQKFLPFTTNVILYKETLDNMSIFTEYNKFTEEIAAYICEDYQCTDPIFNVKEIIKKIDKMK encoded by the coding sequence ATGAACGAAACAACCTATACAAATCAGTTAATGAACGAAAAATCTCCTTACTTACTTCAACATGCACATAATCCTGTAAATTGGTATCCATGGAATGAAGAAGCCTTTAAAAAAGCAAGAGATGAAGGAAAACCTATCTTTCTTTCTATTGGTTACAGTACCTGCCATTGGTGTCATGTTATGGAAGGCGAATCTTTTGAAGATGAAGAAGTCGCAAATATATTAAATGAACACTTTATTTCAATTAAAGTTGATCGTGAAGAACGTCCTGATATTGACCATATTTATATGGAAGTATGTCAAGGGCTCACTGGAAGTGGTGGCTGGCCATTAACAATCTTAATGACACCTGATATGAAACCATTTTACGCTGGTACCTATTTCCCTAAAAGATCAATGCAACACCGGGTTGGTCTTATGGAATTATTAAATACAGTTGTTAGTCAATGGAATGATAATAAGAGTGAGATTTTAGATTCAGCCGAGAAGATAACCCGAATTATAAGAGAATCTATGGAAGATTTCCAACCTAGTGTATTAGATAAAAACATCCTTGAAAGGTCATTTAATACGTTGGAAATGTCATTTGATAATGTCTATGGTGGTTTTGGAACTCAACCAAAATTTCCATCACCCCATAATCTATTATATTTATTACGGTATGGTGTTTATCAAAATAATCAAAAAGCGATTGATATGGTAGAAAAAACACTAATCCAAATGTATAAAGGTGGTATTTTTGATCATATAGGCTTTGGTTTTTCAAGATACTCAGTAGATAAAAAATGGTTAGTTCCACATTTTGAAAAGATGCTTTATGATAATTCCTTATTAATCATTGTCTATACAGAAGCCTATCAACTAACCCATAAAGAGGTATATAAAGAAATTGTTGAAAAAATCATTTCTTTTGTATTAAGCGATATGAGAAGTGATGATGGTGCATTTTATACAGCAATAGATGCAGATTCAGAAGGTGTTGAAGGAAAATTCTATGTATGGACTAAAGATGAGATATATGATACCCTTTCAAAAACTGAAGCTGATTTTATATGTCAATATTTTAATATTACTGACAATGGTAATTTTGAAGGTAAAAATATACTAAATTTAATTCATCATGATGATGATGAATTAAATAAGATAGATTCAAAAAAAGTTGAAAACATTCGTATCAAACTTTATAAAAAACGAGAAAAAAGAATTCATCCACATATTGATGATAAAATACTGACATCAATAAATTCTATGATGATTAGTGCTTTAACAATTGCTGGTAAAATACTTAATAATGAGGAATACATTCAACATGCTGAAACTGCCTTAGAATTTATATTAAAAAATTTAATCACAAAACAAAGAAGAATATTAGCCCGTTATCGAAATGGTGAAGCTAAGTTTCTTGGTTATTTAGATGATTATGCTTATTTTATTTGGGCATTGAACGAACTATTTTTAGCTACAGGAAAATGTAAATATATTAAACTGGCGATGGATTATAATGTACGAATGATTGATTTGTTTGAAGATAGTCTAAATGCTGGCTTTTATCAAACAGGTAAAGATAGTGAAGAACTCATTATGAAAATGAAAAATATTTATGATGGTGCCATTCCTTCAGGAAATAGTGTTGTCACAATGAATTTATTTAAATTAACAGAGATAACAGATGATACTGGACTAGATTTAATTGCACGTCAACAAATCAAATATTTCGCATCAAAAGTCAATGAATCCCCAAATGCCTATAATTACTTCTTAACTGCTTATATGTTTCATAAAGCAAATAAGAGAAAAATTGTCTTAGTGACTGATGAAAACAGTAAGGCATTAAAAAAAGTACTCGATATTTTTAATCAAAAATTTCTTCCATTCACAACAAATGTGATTTTATATAAAGAAACTTTAGATAATATGAGTATATTCACTGAATATAATAAATTTACAGAAGAAATCGCTGCTTATATTTGTGAAGATTATCAATGTACTGATCCAATATTTAATGTAAAAGAAATAATTAAAAAAATAGATAAAATGAAATGA